The genome window CAACATCGAAAGTCTCCTTCGACTCTGATTTTGGGTTTAAAGCCTGCTATCTTATCGCCGTTTTATAGGGATATGTCAAGGGCAACAGCTACAAAAGATGGATCGGGATTGCCCCCATCGCGGATTTCTGTTAAAAATTATAAAAAATGCAATGCACCTATTTGAAGGCCATGTCTATGGATAACTCATGGAACGCCCTGATTAAAGACAGTTCTGGACCCCTGACAGAACGGCCGTTTTCAGACCTCAAGGCCCTTATAGAAAAGAAAAAGTCACGCAAGCCCGCCAAAAAGGAGGCTACTGGCGGCATATCTCAAAAAAATCAAAGGAAATCAACAAAACATCAGGCCGAGTGTTCGGATGAGGCATTATTTCTAGAAGCGGTCCAGGATGTGACCCCACTTCATCCAAAAAGAGAGGGGGAAGAAATAGACCCTGAGATGTCTTCCAGGCCTGCTATGCCGGCACTTCCCAACCCTCAGGAAATGGAAAAGGCAGAGATACTTAAGGCATTAAAGGCCCTGGTCTCGGGAAAGGCCCCATTTCCAGTAAAACAGACCCCTGAATTCGTGGAAGGTCCTGACCCTAGAACAAATGAATGGCTTGTAACCCGTCTGCACAATGGTGAATTTTCGGTACAAGGTTATTGTGATCTGCACGGCCTTGACACATTGGGGGCCATCGATGCCTGCGAGGCGTTCTTGAATCAAGCCATTTCAGAAGGCAGGCGTTGCGTGGCGTTCATCCATGGCAGGGGGCTCTCTTCCCCAAAAGGACCAATACTTAAAGAGGTCGTCACAAGATGGATCGCTCACGGGCGCTTCAGGAAATTTGTCCTGGCCTATAGTTCTGCCCCGGTCTGGGACGGCGGTGCAGGCGTAACATATGTACTGCTGCAGCGCAGACCCCAAGGCAAAAAAAGAAGGGCAAGGACAAGCGGAGGGCCTTTTGAGACATAAAGGGCGGCTGATAATAATAGAAGGTATAGACGGCACCGGAAAGACCACGCTGGCAAAGGCCCTACAGGAGCG of Dissulfurimicrobium hydrothermale contains these proteins:
- a CDS encoding Smr/MutS family protein, with protein sequence MDNSWNALIKDSSGPLTERPFSDLKALIEKKKSRKPAKKEATGGISQKNQRKSTKHQAECSDEALFLEAVQDVTPLHPKREGEEIDPEMSSRPAMPALPNPQEMEKAEILKALKALVSGKAPFPVKQTPEFVEGPDPRTNEWLVTRLHNGEFSVQGYCDLHGLDTLGAIDACEAFLNQAISEGRRCVAFIHGRGLSSPKGPILKEVVTRWIAHGRFRKFVLAYSSAPVWDGGAGVTYVLLQRRPQGKKRRARTSGGPFET